The Scleropages formosus chromosome 21, fSclFor1.1, whole genome shotgun sequence DNA segment GTTTACTTGCTGTTGTAGGTGACAGAAcgtgttaaaaatgcattttgcgtGAACACGAAAAATACAGCATGACTGTCAGACAACGATGGAACCTAAACTCCGGATAACCAGGAGTTGTGTGGCTCAACAAAAAACATATAATTGCGCGACTTTTGGCTGCAGTACCTTCGTAAAAATTCCAATAAAGACGCCGTAAAAATACGCATTTCTTTGTCATATGTTGTGAGGGGAGAAAAAGTTACCGTTGATGCTTTGAAGCGGACTGGTGAGCAGAGTTGGTTACACATAAAGACTGGGTCAGTAACGGGAACGCGCCTCTCTGTGTTAAGCAGGGCGCGCTCCTGTCGTGGTCACGTGCGCCTTTTCCGTCTTGAGCAGCATCCTGTGTTTCCACCATCCCCATAAATTTGCTGCTTCTTCGCTTTCCTAGGGTCTCAACCATTTTAGTTTCTGGTGACATGAAAGGTTTACAGGCTCGGATCTCAGTGTGTGCAACCGCGGGGTCTGCTGTTGGACCCTAGCCTAGGCTAAAGCGGACACCAGGCAGTCGCGCATCAACTCAAGTTCCTATTTCGGGTTCGTGCTCGAGGAGGGGAAGGGCTTCCGGGGGTTCCAGCGCGTTCACAGCGCGTTCACTGCCCTCCTCGGTGGTTCTGATCATCTGGAGGCGCGTCACCGCTCCGGACTGTGCACAGCGGTAGCGTGTGCGGGAAGCCGACAGGTAGGTCGCGTGCCCGTCCAGCGAACCTCGCGGATTAAGAGGACACGGTCCGCGGTCGTGAATCGCTTTCATTTCCCTCCTTTCATCCGCCACCCAGAAACAAAAGCGCCTTGCAGGGGGGAGGGTCGTCGGTGCCGTTTGAAGAAGCAGCGCTCTCTTCGACTGCATTCACACTTCATTTTCCTGGAAAATTCACCCGTTACTTTCGAGTCAAACTCAGCGGGGTCGCGTCGGGTCACTGTCTAACAATCTGTGTAATTACGTGTAGTTCACACTGCACAGTCTAAAACACTGCCAGCTTTTCACAGTCTGTAATACTGTGTAACAGTGTGAAATACAATGAAACACTAGTACTGCTTCTCTGCATAACGCATAGGAACCATTTGTTTGGGGCAATTTGTGTGACTATTCCTCAATGTTGACATGAATGTGTTCCAGCCCCACAGTTCCCCCTCCGTTCCCACCGTTGAAACACGATGGCCAAGTGTAACACACATATTTCAACAGTGGTGggaattaaattgaatttaaagaaaatccaGTGGTACTCCTGTTGTGGTACATGCCATAGCTGGCTGGATCATTGTGTCAACCAGCTAAGAGACGGgcaataggtgtgtgtgtgtgtgtgtgtgtgttttatatgctGTAGACATTCTAGGGTCCAACAAGGTCCATAGCTGCACATATGTACCTGTATGTGTATATCATGCAGAGGGTGTGCAGTGTTTCATCAGCTCCTTCTGCTGTGAAAAGAGGAACTTAACTGCTGCCTCTTGTGAAATTTCTGTTTACTCGGGTACCTTAGATAAGACCTGAGGAAATGTCAACATAATTCATTTGGACTTCTGGGTACATGTTCTACTGAAACCTATATGATATATAAATCAGACTGTATAATAAATCAAACTCTTCTGTCTTGGTACAGTTTCAATGTCagatttaatattaataaatgcagaAGTGAGCTTGCTGACTGGGAAGGCCAGAGGTCCGAAGGGGGTAGTTTCAGGTTCACCTGAGCTAAGATAGCACCTACAAGAAATCACAGACCTACTCTGGGCCATGTTTTGCAGTCATCATCCAGACATCTGAACACCTGTGGGGCCATGTCACAGGAACGTTCTCCGCTGCTTTCCCGCGGTCCCTTGCCTGCAAGGAGGGACCCAGTTGGACTGGGGCTCGGGTCCTTGTCAAAGGAGATGAACATAGcggacccgactctcccagccacTGTGCCTCCCTCCCGCCGAAGTCTCAACACCTTCTTCGGGGTGTTTGTTCCTACCGTCCTCTCAATGTTTAGCATCGTGCTCTTCCTCCGCACAGGTGAGTGCTGCTGGCACTGGCACTGTCTTTCATGCGTAAAACAAGGTCAGATTGTTTTCGGATAGCACTACATACTAACCTGAAACACAACAAAAGTTTGCATTAAGTGTGTGTGGCTTATACACTAACATTTTGTCCTAATTGTTTACTGTTAACATTCCTGAGAGGCATAGATGAACAGTCAGCCTTAGCTACCCAGAGGTGTCTTCTTCCAGCAGTAGCTGTTGGAGTTTAACTTCCTGTCTTTCTGACATGCTTCCCCACACTTGTTAAGTGTGTATCGCCGCTAACTTACGCAAGTTCCTGCATGTATTCTCAcgctgtgtgtatttttccgTTACGAGGCAGCTTGTTCGGAAGGATGCTCCGCAAAAATTGAACaatgtaataatgtataatGCTGACTCGTTAAGAATATGTTAGCATGTGACTGTTGCAGTTGGCAATGGTGGCAGAGGTGGTACTCTTGTTGTCATTGTTAATGTTGTTGGCTCCATTGCTGAgcccctttggaggaaagtggaTGGTCTTTAGGTGGTCACTTTAATACTGTCTGAGGGTAATTACGCTATCTTTATTGCCTTTATTTACAGGGTTTGTTGTTGGCCATGCCGGGCTGCTGCAGGCCCTCCTCATGCTCTGCGTGGCTTACTTCATCATCTCCCTGACCATTCTGTCAGTCTGCGCCATTGCCACCAATGGTGCGATACAGGGGGGTGGGGTTTACTGTATCCTTGCACATGTGGTCAGAGGCCAGGTTTATATGCTATTTCCAGATTGTACATTCTTAGTGCTTTCAACAGATATTTCTGCATTGACAGTTTCATGTAATTTCTCTCCCTTTCTGGGCTTTTTGTTCATCTCAACTGTCCAGTTTTATCTGCACGTTACCATAAAGTTCTTAAAAGTCCTGTTGAATCCTGTCTTTATGGACAGAGAATTTTTAAGTCTGCTGGAGTTTTGTGGTCCGTTTCTGTGCACCGATATGTGTAAATATCCATCCAGGTGGCTTGGACCCGAGCCGAACTTCCCATGAGGAATAATGACTGACAGATGTATTTAGCGTTCATACCTCACGCAGGTAGCAGATTTGAATTGGCTgaatgacacatttacattttgctgacagttttttttgaaaaggacttacactgttaatgtacttaaactgatttacaCTAGAAGATTTTAGATAAAATGAGAAACATCCACCCATGCATCgttaacaaccgcttgtcccgagtggggttgcggtgagctggggCCTTGcccagcagcgcagggtgcGGGgtacgcacccaggacgggatgcgaGTCCGTttcaaggcatcccaagcaggactcgaaccccagccccagacccaccgcacagcgggcaccagccaaacctgctgcgctacctCACCCCCCCTTAAAATGAGAAGCAGAAGTGTTCCAAACTCTCTTAACATAAACATCCAATTAATAGAAAGTAGTTTCAAAGATAGTTACCATAGATTGGATGAGTTTAAAGAAGACACTTACTACTCTTTAAGGAATGTGGAAAAGGTTTGACGCCTTAACCGTTGAGTGTCTCAGTCATGATCAGCCGATCTCTGGGGCCGGAGTTTGGTGGTAGCATTGGGATTATGTTCTACCTGGCCAAGGTGTGTGCCTGCGGTGTTTACGTGCTGGGCCTGGTGGAGGCCATACTCAGCATCTTCGGAAGGGACCCCGGTCAGTGATCGCTGTGGTTCGGCTGTCACCAGTCCGGATGTTTGAGcgtttttgcatttgttttttgtttttttttttttttttttggctatatCTAAGGTGCCTTACAACTCAGCTAAAGCAACATTCTAATGATTTCCTCCGAAGCATATTATTCTATTGCCCAAGAAACACTTTATTCTGCGCACATTATAATTGTAAAACTTGGTATGGCCGGATACTTCCATCCGTCCACCTGTCCATTTTCAAACCACTTCTTCTGATGAAGGTGATTGTGGGAACAGCCTGAGCAGGACAGACCACAATTTTCCTCTGAGTCTCTAGCTCTTCCTGGGGGCTCCCCTAGTCTTCTCAGGAAAACCAGGAGATAGTCTCTCCAGTGTTTCATGGATGTGCCTGGGTGCCTCCTTCCAGTGAGGTGTGCTTGGTGGACAGATTGCAAGGGGTGCCCAGCTACCATCTAGTCAGTAAGCCTATCTTAACGGGCTTCTCTTGGTCTGGAGGAGCCTGTTAGATTTCCACTGGAAGGACTTCCCTTATTTCTGAGGCCCATCATGCTGTGGAGGACCCTCATTTCCCCTACTTGCACCTGTTATTTTCTGTTCATTAATTCACCTCCCAGAGCTCATGAATTGGTTGgatgttgtttttcttgcatGGAGGTGCcaacataaattaaaaaggtCAACTGTATATACGTCATCgaaaggaaatatatttgtttaatgaATTCGACACGGGAGTGTCAATTTTTACTGTCCTGCTGACCTCTCTGCGCTCACATGCCCTTGCAGCCTCAAAGGTCAGTGAGGGCATGCGAGTTCTGCCACAGGGCTACTGGTACACAGTACTCTATGCCTCCGCCGCACTCCTGCTCTGCCTGCTGGTGTGCCTGGTGGGGGCGCACATCTACTCCCGCGCCGCCTTCATCATCTTGCTGGTGGTAACGGTCTCGCTGAtttccatcatcatcagtcccCTGGTCCTGGGCCCACGCAGCTTCATCATCAGCCACCAGGATGGTGCCAACAGCACCAGTGTGTACAATGCCAGCTACACGAGCTTCAATGCCACCACGCTGAGAGCCAACCTGGGCCGTAAGCTGTCGGGGCCGTGACGCGGAAGCGTGGGAGAGGGCGATGAGCTACTTATGCGTCTCAATGAGTTTGAGCCTATGCTTCAAACTGAATGAGATGACTTTTAGACTCAAATATTGTGTCCCATAAACTGAtaaatgtttgtctttcatGCCTGTTTTCCTTAgtttgccatttttcttttctctctccttcatTCTTTTCGTGCCTCCACAGCGGGCTATGCTCTGGATTACAGCACCAACATAGTCATGTCTTTCTCCATGGTCTTTGCTGTCATGTTCACCAGCTGCACGGGCATTATGGCTGGGTCAAACATGTCTGGTAAGATGGACTACCGTGGGCGGGACAGCAGACTACTTGTGAATGATGGACCATGTTGAAGGTCTTCCTCATTCTTTATCACTCACCTCCTTCTGCAGGAGAACTGAAGAACCCCAGTGTGTCCATCCCAAAGGGCACCATTATTGCTGTCCTCTACACCTTCTTTGTCTATGTGCTCATCTTCCTGCTGGTCAGCTCTACCTGCGACAGGTGTTGTAGGGAGGGTGGTGGTGtgtcctccttcttctccatggggggatgttttcattttagcCAGCAGTAAGAAATGGCCAGTGTGGGTCACAGAGTTCATAGCaagcaaagtgtgttttttttgtgttacgtttattcatttttgagacacttttctctgtgtcgtacagctcagagtaaacaaaagtttgtcaacagaaaatgaagagctttagatacagatgtGTCAAAGTAGTTATTGTGCCCAACACCACCGCTTTTGTCAGTATGTATTACAGGTGTAGCTGCATATAAAATTGATAGAAAATACCAAGGTGATGGTGACtgatggagcagttaggagatcaggaagGAAGGAACTTATAAAATTGggttttgagagccttcttgtgtgttgaaagggattcagcagctctgagagaggGGGAGCTCTTTCTATCACATTTgtgccagaactgagaaccttcagagtttcttttttttgacttattgtgtgtgggaccaccacgCAGCCAGATGGCTTCACATCTCTGGTCTTCCTGTGCTCCCTTTCTTCTTCCATCTCTCACTGGTCCCAGAGTTCTTCTCATCCAGGACTACGGATTTTTCCAGCGCATCAATGTGTGGCCTCCCTTTGTCATCATTGGGGTGTACTGTGCCTCCCTTTCTGCAGCCATGAGCTGCCTCATCGGCGCCTCACGTATCCTGCATGCCCTAGCGCTCGACCAGCTGTTTGGTACACCGCCATGTTTCTTATAATGCTGTCTGTGGCCTGTGTGAatcagtgggatttgaacctgcagcataCAGGTCTTAATGTTGCTGTTTTCGTTCCCAATCACCTGACAAAATCGCATGACAATGGGGCTACTGGTGTTGCAGGTCTGCCACTGGCCCCTGCTGCCATCACATCCAGCTCAGGAAATCCCTGGGTGTCAGTGCTGTACACATGGGCTCTGGTGCAGGTGAGCAGGGTagggagggggggcaggagTCTGATGTGATTGCGGAAGTACACTTGGAGAAAGGTGGGGGTTTGGTGGGGAGGGCACTGGCATCTCTGTGCAGCCATTTCTCACATAACAGGGTTATTTCATTCTGTAAAATCAGTGCTTGCAGGGAATTCCTGTTGTGAAGGGGTGAAATTATCGTTATTTCctataggaaaaaaaatgcgtTCCCAGACAAATACATCACCAAGATTTCAATGCAATactgtttaataaaaattatttctaattttgCCTGCACATTGTTTATTAACAGGGCACACATGGTGAAATACTGAGCATCAGCTTTACCaatcataaaaaaattttatggaATGGAAAATTGGTATAAATTGCCTAATGGGTGCCTTCTCTTATCAGGCCGGTGTGTGCCGTTAATGTCTTTGTCTTGCTTTTGCTGATGCCGtctctttttcctgttttatatATCATCACATCATTTTCAACTTCTTTGTTATCATGATGCCCACATTTCAGCTGTGGCTCAAAACTGTTGCCAAAAACTTGTTTATCAGATGCAGTTCCTCTTAGAAATTAGAGGGAACattggtccagaacctatcctggcagcacagggtatAGGGCaggctacaccctggatagAAACGCACTGATAATTTGACTTGCTGACATTTataatatgaagaaataaagtgtACAAGATTGCTtcctgtgtctttcactctgcaacatCAGTCCCAGTCAAGTGTTTGAATTCCCCATTCTGCTAAGTATCCTTACCCTGAATATGTcaagtaaaacttacccagctctgtaaccATGTAAATCTCAGTAAGAAGCCTAACACTGtcaaaaaaaggaattaataaagtttacatgtactcatttagtggatggttttctctaaagggacttacaatgttaaactatttacaattatttatccatttatacagctgggtaattttactgcttcCGATTTTCAATATGTTAAAAGGTGGGAAGTATATAAAGCAGCTGGGCAGCTGTATGAGGAAAAAGTGCAGTGTCTGAAttttttgcagagtgaaacacatagtaggcagtgaataaaatacaagtTGTGGAAGTGAGATGCCGATGTCACGGGGCAAAAATACCGTTGTACTGAATAACAAGACTGTTGTATGAAGAAAGGGTATATAGTTTCATAAATGTTGTAGGGGACCCTGTTATATGGGGCTGAATTTTTCTGGGAGCAGTTTGATACGCTGCTGTCCTTGCCCTGCAGTGTGTGGTGTTCGCCGGGCAGCTCAACTCCATCGCCAGCCTGGTTACTGTGTTCTACCTGCTATCCTATGCGGCTGTGGACTTGGCCTGCCTGTCCTTGGAGTGGGCGTCGGCTCCCAACTTcaggtaagtcactttggatcaaatttaaaactTCTGAGTAAAGGTTCCACCATCTGTTGGGCACAACTCTGCTAATCTCAGTTACTTGGACATATAGAAATTGACATAAAGCAGACTGACCTTTGATGGTTTCCTCCCCACAGGCCCACATTCCAGTACTTCTCCTGGCACACCTGTCTGCTGGGCATGATGAGCTGCATGGTTATGATGTTTGTGATCAACACTGTCTACTCCTCAGCCAGCATTGCCCTGctacttctgctgctgctcttcctgcaCTACCGGGCACCTACCAGTACGTGGGGCTACATCAGCCAGGCACTCATCTTCCACCAGGTACCCACCGTCACTGCCTGTGAGTTGTAGCTTGCGGTGTCCTGCGCACTCTGACACAGCTCCAGcacctctctgtcctctgccCTGACCAGGTGCGAAAGTACCTGCTGATGCTGGACATGCGCAAGGATCATGTAAAGTTCTGGAGGCCACAGATCCTGCTGATGGTGGCAAACCCACGCTCCTCCTCTCACTTAATCACCTTCGTCAACCAGCTGAAGAAGGGTGGCCTCTTCGTGCTGGGGCACGTGCAGCTGGGCAATCTGGGTGAGATGGGGCAGGAGGCCGCTGGGGTTCAACAACCATGACTGCAGAGATGGGGTTTGTGTGCTAGGTGGATGTGTGGACTGTGACTTGATGAAGCATCATGGTGAGGTCCAGGCTGTTTGGGTTCAGTGCTGAACTATGTATGTGAGTAATATCCTTGGCTTGTCTAAATGAACTATACTAAGTACCACTGACACTTGCTGGATTCACTTAGTCCTATTTTTTTTGACTCTTTACTGTTTGTGCATGAAGTGTGGACCCATGTGGACTTGACAAGATTTCTAAAGAAAATTTGTCTTGATTTAGATGCATAATTAAGTGAAGGTGTAGTGGTGTAGTGCAGTGATCTTTCTTGTTGCTCAAGAAGTCCACCAACCTTTGCAGTTCAAACCAGTGTGATGATAAGGGCCTCTGTACTACCTCTGAGTGAAACTGTCTTTGGCAACAGTGGTAAACACCTTTTCATACCATTTTGTTACTCTTCAGCAGGAGGCATAGTAGTCAGAGCCATTTCTAGAGGTTGTGTTGTTCCAAGGACAAcaagaaatacttttttaatgttaaaaacaacacaaaggcaAAAGAAATAAGGAAGGAGCCATCAGAAAGAGATCAACTCAGAGCACATGACCCAGAGTAGTTGCTATGAACGGTTTTGAAGAGGAAATTGGTGTTCTGGTCTCCTGTCCTGTTTCCAGCTCTACCTGTTCACCATCAGATGAAGATTTTTCTACATAGATAAAGGCGATATCTGGATGTCGAACTGGGCAGAATGGAAATTCATCACACAAACCTGGATGAACTGGATGCTGTCAGAGCTGAACTAAGAAAGTTTTGTCCTCCATTGCTGCCATCGGATCAAAACTTATCCGTTTGACCGATCACGCGAACAGCTTTGAGGTTTTAAAGAATCTCTGCTATGGAGGATAAAGATGATAGCGAGGTGAATCAGTAGCTGCCCTGGAGAGAAAGGTTGAGCTGTGTGAAGTAAATGTGAACAAACAGGAACGCAAAAACTGTTGAAATAATTAGAGGAGCAGCAAACTGGttccatttctgcatttctctgGCAAAGATGTCATTAGAAAAGCTGCAGTGAAAAATCGCACAGTTACATTTAAAGGTTTCCATGTTTAAGTTAACCCCAATTTGCCTCAATGATGTAGTACAAAGATGATGTGGAAAAGCTTCAGATACCTTGCTGAATTCACAACACAGTATTCATGTATGTAGTTTTTGTAGTTTTGCTTATCCTACCTAACAGATATTAGATGAAGGGAAAACTCATCTGTTTGATTGCATGGTTTCAGCTGCTGCATTTCAAGTAACTTTAAAGAAATGAGGATGGTTCATAGGTGTTTAGAAACTGAATTTCTGTTCCTCCTGTTTTAATGGTATTTACAGTGCTTTAAATTATTAGAAgggttttaatcttttatttactgtggCTTCTAGGGCGATGGTGTAACGGGATGATAGGAAGTAGGAGCAGTCTCCGCCTGGTACCCCTGACTGCCAGGTTTTCTGGGAGGGTTACTCTTGGCATTCTTGATTATAGCCCTTTCTTTATGGATGTCGATACTTTTCTCTCTTCTGCTGTCTACTTCACTGGTTCACTtgttcttctttattttttgataaTATGAGTGGTTGCACCACCATTTTGCTGTATAGTTTTCCGCTTACACTGGCATCCCAGATGATTCAAGTTAGAGCAAGAGGATTTAAATATTATCGAAGAGAAGAATAACCTGCTCAACACTGTATTCAGAACTTAAAAGGAACTGTTTACTTTCTTAAACTATAGCAATAGGAGCATCAACATTTACTTAACAGgaatatgtaatatttcaaGTTTATTCAGTCTGCCTTATTCTAGCACAAACAGAACAGTTCAGGCTGAATCAgggctttcattcatttttcttcccaTGTCTCTTTCAGAGtacctgacctctgaccctgtcCAGTTCCATTACAACTTCTGGCTGAGCCTGGTGGACAGACTGGAGGTGAAGGCCTTTGTGGACCTAACACTGTCACCCTCTGTTCGGCAGGGAACCCAGCACCTGCTGCGGATTGCTGGCCTTGGTGAGGGGTCATCGCCAACAAAAGTcaatataagaataataaataaaagagctACAATGTGACATTAAATAGTATATATGAACCAGTCTGGCCTGGGATCCCTGTGCTGTTCAAGGGAAGCTAGGTAATATCAGAGTCACTAATTATTATTTCCAGTTATCTTaatacatttactcttttatctgacagttttctcaaaagcaacttagtcttaagctacctacaattatttactcatttatataaatgtgtaatttttactggaggaatttagggtaaataccgtgctcaggggtactacagctgggattcaaacttacagcctttgtatccaaaggaggtgactctaaccactgtgctaccagctgccccaatagtagcacaaattaaaatgctCATAGCACAAAGGCTGCACTAATGAAACACAAGgaatttcttaaaaatctgTGCTGTTTGTAGTGGGCACCTTCACAGAGCTGCAGAACTTAAGCATAAGATGCGTTGCGGAAGTTACAGCAACTACATTGTCCACCAGGTGGCAAAGCAAAAAGACGTACTCTGCAGCAATACACGCCACAAGCACAAACCTTAGTGGAGATTCCTCTGACGTACCGCTGCAGGAGCATTGACATAGAGCTGAGAGTGGGCGGGAGCCGAGGGCGTCCTTCAATGTTACTGTTCGTATTGTGGACAAACCTGCTGCCAAGTGTCAAAGTGTATGAGAAAGAACGTGTCTTCTGTATCCAAGTAACAGGGGCAAGAACAAGTTTGAGTTCCTGCTTGTCCGCTAACACACCAAGCTAATATTTGCACTCAAGCTATGACGCCACGATcccacttgtgtttttttttttttttgtgtgtaaactTTGTAAGCATGCAGCCAGACCAGGGACATACTGTTCTCTGTGTCCCAGCCCATGTGGCATTCTTCACgtgcctctctctcttcccaAAGGTGGCATGAAACCCAACACCCTCATTATGGGTTTCTATGATGACTGTGTCCCGGAGGACTATTTCCAGCAACACCCGGCATTCTCCGTGAGCTCATGGACACACAGAGGTGCTGGAGGGGACAGCTTCGGGGTGGACCCCTACTCCTTTCAGGCCCACTTCCCAGCAGTCCGGGGCGTCGAGAGCCCACACTTGCTCTCTCCGGAGGAGTACGTAGCAATTATCTCTGATGCCCTCAAGATGGGCAAGAATGTGTGCCTGGGGCGCTACTTCTTCCAGATGGAGGGCGAGTGGATGCGACCCCGGAGGGACGGCGCAAGGAAGATGGTGGACATCTGGCCGCTTAACCTGCTACAGCCGGAGACCAGCGGCCAGTTGGACGTGTGcatcctcttcctgctccagaTGGCGTGCGTTCTGAACATGTCCAGTGGGTGGCGTCAGGCACGGCTGCGCATCTTCCTGTGCTTAGAGGCCATAACTGGTGACCAAGGCTGGCTGACCAAGGAGGAAGCTCTCCGTGA contains these protein-coding regions:
- the LOC108918743 gene encoding solute carrier family 12 member 9-like — its product is MSQERSPLLSRGPLPARRDPVGLGLGSLSKEMNIADPTLPATVPPSRRSLNTFFGVFVPTVLSMFSIVLFLRTGFVVGHAGLLQALLMLCVAYFIISLTILSVCAIATNGAIQGGGVYFMISRSLGPEFGGSIGIMFYLAKVCACGVYVLGLVEAILSIFGRDPASKVSEGMRVLPQGYWYTVLYASAALLLCLLVCLVGAHIYSRAAFIILLVVTVSLISIIISPLVLGPRSFIISHQDGANSTSVYNASYTSFNATTLRANLGPGYALDYSTNIVMSFSMVFAVMFTSCTGIMAGSNMSGELKNPSVSIPKGTIIAVLYTFFVYVLIFLLVSSTCDRVLLIQDYGFFQRINVWPPFVIIGVYCASLSAAMSCLIGASRILHALALDQLFGLPLAPAAITSSSGNPWVSVLYTWALVQCVVFAGQLNSIASLVTVFYLLSYAAVDLACLSLEWASAPNFRPTFQYFSWHTCLLGMMSCMVMMFVINTVYSSASIALLLLLLLFLHYRAPTSTWGYISQALIFHQVRKYLLMLDMRKDHVKFWRPQILLMVANPRSSSHLITFVNQLKKGGLFVLGHVQLGNLEYLTSDPVQFHYNFWLSLVDRLEVKAFVDLTLSPSVRQGTQHLLRIAGLGGMKPNTLIMGFYDDCVPEDYFQQHPAFSVSSWTHRGAGGDSFGVDPYSFQAHFPAVRGVESPHLLSPEEYVAIISDALKMGKNVCLGRYFFQMEGEWMRPRRDGARKMVDIWPLNLLQPETSGQLDVCILFLLQMACVLNMSSGWRQARLRIFLCLEAITGDQGWLTKEEALRELLGKLRIRATIKAVPWDEVLQLREERDLPTQAGEGDAQSGDRTTAASGHSPSMDFVSGVNRLLKEHSAKAAVRFLYLPHPPADSSQSQQYLAKLEALTDALGPTLLIHGVTRVTCTDL